From the Pseudodesulfovibrio indicus genome, the window TGCGGAACACCGGCACGGCGCGGGTGTTCAACAGCGAGGAGGAGGGCGTGGCCGCCATTCTGGGCAACGAGATCAAGCCCGGCGACGTGGTGGTCATCCTGTACGAAGGTCCCAAGGGCGGCCCCGGCATGCGCGAGATGCTGACCCCGACCTCGGCCATTTCCGGCATGGGGCTGGGCGAGTCCGTGGCGCTGATCACCGACGGCCGGTTCTCCGGCGGCACGCGCGGCGCGGCCATCGGCCATGTCTCGCCCGAGGCCGCTGCGGGCGGCCCGGTGGGGTTGATCCGCGAGGGCGACCGCATCGAGATCGACATCCCGGCCCGCAAGATCAACCTGCTGGTGGACGACGCCGAGCTCGAGGCCCGCAAGAAGGACCACAAGCCCCTGGTCAAGGAGGTCTCGTCGCCCTTCCTGCGGCGCTACGCCAAGCTGGTCACCTCGGCCTCGCGCGGTGCGGTGTACGAAAAATAGTTCGCGACGGCGCGGCAAGAGAAAGGCCGGTCCCGGATTTCCGGGGCCGGCCTTTTTGCGTCTATCGGTTGTTGCCGAGCCAGGGACAGCGCGTGTCCGTGGGCGGCTTCAGGCCGGGGAACCAGCGCTGGATGATCCGCTTGAACGTCCCGTCCGCCCTCATCCCCTCGAACGCCTTCTGCCAGGCGGTCACGGTCTCGGGCGCGGTGGCGTGCGACAGGGCGATGTAGAGGTCCACCTCCTTGAGCGGGAAGACCTCCACGAAATTCTCCGGGTCCACCCCGGCCGTCTCGGCAATGCCCGCCAATCCGGTGTTGCTGCCCACGATGAGGTCCAGCCTCCCGTACTCCAGCTTGCGGTAGATGCTGTCTTCGCTGGCGGACCGTTCCAGGTTGGTGAAGCCGTGGTCCTCCAGGAACCGGTCGCGGGCGTCGTTGATATAGGTGCCTATGGCCCGGACCTGGCGCGCGTCGTCCAGGCTGCGGATGACGATGCCCGATCCCTTGCGGGCCATGAAACTCCACTGCACGCGGAAGATCGGCCCCACCCAGTGGAACAGGGCGTCGCGCTCCTTGGTCCGGGTGGTGGGGAACAGGGCCACGTCGGGCCTCGCCAGGGCGACAGAGTAGCCCCGCGCCCACGGCGTGGGTTCGATCTCCGCGTGGATGCCGGACCGGTCCATGATCTCCTGCACGATTTCCACGGCCCAGCCTGTGAGGTTGCCGTTTTCGATGCGTGCGGAGCGCGCGGTCAGCTCGGCCAGAACCCGCAATTCCTTGGCCCGCGCCTGGCCGGGCAGGAGCAGGAGGAAGCCCAAAGCCGCCCACAGCGCGGTCTGAGACAGTGTGTGAAACCGGGAGGTGCGCATGTGGGCTTTCCTACCAGAGATAGTCGGAATAGGCACCCTCCCGGGAGGGGGTCCCTCCGATTTTTTGCAAGGGCGCAGAAACGAGAAAGGCCCCCAAGAGGGGGCCGTATTTTCTCGGTGCAAAAAGAAGGAAGATACTTTCAATTAAGCAGAAGTCGTGCCAAAGTATGT encodes:
- a CDS encoding substrate-binding periplasmic protein; this encodes MRTSRFHTLSQTALWAALGFLLLLPGQARAKELRVLAELTARSARIENGNLTGWAVEIVQEIMDRSGIHAEIEPTPWARGYSVALARPDVALFPTTRTKERDALFHWVGPIFRVQWSFMARKGSGIVIRSLDDARQVRAIGTYINDARDRFLEDHGFTNLERSASEDSIYRKLEYGRLDLIVGSNTGLAGIAETAGVDPENFVEVFPLKEVDLYIALSHATAPETVTAWQKAFEGMRADGTFKRIIQRWFPGLKPPTDTRCPWLGNNR